One window of Lytechinus variegatus isolate NC3 chromosome 2, Lvar_3.0, whole genome shotgun sequence genomic DNA carries:
- the LOC121406923 gene encoding lactadherin-like, with protein sequence MLASGDVVQLELIEFNTSDIPSRLNVPPAISKGIFCVGAYATVGGDLFEIPSSPNNSYDAVSLGCPADMNNITRCWYKHMEQKIPLDKSIAIVCCTSYMCAPRGSPLGLESGKINDDAISVSSERNQYVEKREVRLNGRSAWQPLEDDADPWVQVAFDSAFIITAFKTQGRPAYNFEWTTAYKVSCSMDGTSWIFYQDKYTNTDKVFSGNYARRNLVEHSFFIPIVCRFFRIHPKKTLGKRTIRLELYGYGPINELLAAINQEESGCPHPLRGSKMGVEDGRIPDSSLTSSSYRIIDGFPLSAQNGRLNGGIDSNRNACWLAVVDDPDKWVKIDVGKTSLITGIIVQGRYMMHRWVTSLKVSHSLDNNTWTFALEPQCEQKVFPANYDYDTPVTIVFNQPLTARYVRIHPLSWHRWNGDCGLRYEVLGILD encoded by the exons GTGCATATGCGACAGTAGGAGGAGATCTCTTTGAGATACCATCCTCACCAAACAATTCTTATGATGCTGTGTCTCTAGGATGTCCAGCTGATATGAATAACATTACTCGCTGCTGGTATAAGCATATGGAACAGAAGATCCCTTTGGACAAGAGTATTGCTATTGTTTGTTGTACAT CGTACATGTGCGCCCCCCGTGGTAGTCCTCTAGGTCTAGAGAGCGGTAAAATCAACGATGATGCTATTTCAGTTTCAAGTGAGCGTAATCAATATGTTGAGAAACGAGAAGTTCGTCTTAATGGTCGCTCCGCATGGCAACCTCTCGAAGATGACGCTGACCCTTGGGTGCAGGTTGCCTTTGATTCCGCTTTTATCATCACAGCTTTTAAAACACAAGGCAGGCCAGCTTATAATTTCGAGTGGACGACCGCATATAAAGTGTCCTGCAGTATGGACGGAACGTCATGGATCTTCTACCAAGATAAATATACTAATACAGACAAG GTATTCTCAGGAAATTACGCCAGAAGAAATCTAGTAGAACACAGTTTCTTTATACCCATCGTATGTAGATTCTTTCGTATCCATCCGAAGAAGACCTTGGGTAAAAGAACCATCAGGTTAGAACTCTATGGATACGGTCCTATCAATGAATTATTAG CTGCTATAAACCAAGAGGAATCTGGATGTCCACATCCCCTGAGAGGAAGTAAAATGGGAGTGGAAGATGGACGAATCCCAGACTCTAGTCTTACTTCTTCATCGTATCGAATTATAGACGGATTCCCCCTTTCAGCACAAAATGGAAGATTGAACGGCGGAATAGATTCTAATAGAAACGCTTGCTGGCTAGCCGTTGTGGACGACCCAGACAAATGGGTGAAA ATAGATGTTGGAAAAACCTCTCTCATCACCGGTATCATTGTACAAGGGCGATATATGATGCATCGTTGGGTGACATCTCTGAAGGTGTCCCATTCATTGGATAATAATACGTGGACTTTTGCTTTGGAACCACAATGCGAACAAAAA GTCTTTCCTGCAAACTACGATTATGACACTCCTGTGACTATTGTGTTCAACCAGCCACTCACTGCTCGCTATGTCAGAATTCACCCACTCTCATGGCATAGATGGAATGGAGACTGCGGCTTGAGATATGAAGTCCTTGGTATACTAGATTAG
- the LOC121406922 gene encoding lactadherin-like, whose translation MTPWQLTSHFGTLLKTSSELPQEIGAYATVGGDLFEIPSSPNNSYDAVSLGCPANMNNVTRCWYKHMEQRIPLDKSIAIVCCTSYMCAPRGSPLGLESGKINDDAISVSSERNQYVEKREVRLNGRSAWQPLEDDADPWVQVAFDSAFIITAFKTQGRPAYNFEWTTAYKVSCSMDGTSWIFYQDKYTNTDKVFSGNYARRNLVEHSFFIPIVCRFFRIHPKKTLGKRTIRLSLWIYGPINELLAAINQEESGCPHPLRGSKMGVEDGRIPDSSLTSSSYRIIDGFPLSAQNGRLNGGIDSNRNACWLAVVDDPDKWVKIDVGKTSLITGIIVQGRYMMHRWVTSLKVSHSLDNNTWTFALEPQCEQKVFPANYDYDTPVTIVFNQPLTARYVRIHPLSWHRWNGDCGLRYEVLGILD comes from the exons atgacaccatggcaactgacgtcacacttcggtactctattaaAGACTAGTTCGGAGTTACCTCAGGAGATAG GTGCATATGCGACAGTAGGAGGAGATCTCTTTGAGATACCATCCTCACCAAACAATTCTTATGATGCTGTGTCTCTAGGATGTCCAGCTAATATGAATAACGTTACTCGTTGCTGGTATAAGCATATGGAACAGAGGATCCCTTTGGACAAGAGTATTGCTATTGTTTGTTGTACAT CGTACATGTGCGCCCCCCGTGGTAGTCCTCTAGGTCTAGAGAGCGGTAAAATCAACGATGATGCTATTTCAGTTTCAAGTGAGCGTAATCAATATGTTGAGAAACGAGAAGTTCGTCTTAATGGTCGCTCCGCATGGCAACCTCTCGAAGATGACGCTGACCCTTGGGTGCAGGTTGCCTTTGATTCCGCTTTTATCATCACAGCTTTTAAAACACAAGGCAGGCCAGCTTATAATTTCGAGTGGACGACCGCATATAAAGTGTCCTGCAGTATGGACGGAACGTCATGGATCTTCTACCAAGATAAATATACTAATACAGACAAG GTATTCTCAGGAAATTACGCCAGAAGAAATCTAGTAGAACACAGTTTCTTTATACCCATCGTATGTAGATTCTTTCGTATCCATCCGAAGAAGACCTTGGGTAAAAGAACCATCAGGTTATCTCTATGGATATACGGTCCTATCAATGAATTATTAG CTGCTATAAACCAAGAGGAATCTGGATGTCCACATCCCCTGAGAGGAAGTAAAATGGGAGTGGAAGATGGACGAATCCCAGACTCTAGTCTTACTTCTTCATCGTATCGAATTATAGACGGATTCCCCCTTTCAGCACAAAATGGAAGATTGAACGGCGGAATAGATTCTAATAGAAACGCTTGCTGGCTAGCCGTTGTGGACGACCCAGACAAATGGGTGAAA ATAGATGTTGGAAAAACCTCTCTCATCACCGGTATCATTGTACAAGGGCGATATATGATGCATCGTTGGGTGACATCTCTGAAGGTGTCCCATTCATTGGATAATAATACGTGGACTTTTGCTTTGGAACCACAATGCGAACAAAAA GTCTTTCCTGCAAACTACGATTATGACACTCCTGTGACTATTGTGTTCAACCAGCCACTCACTGCTCGCTATGTCAGAATTCACCCACTCTCATGGCATAGATGGAATGGAGACTGCGGCTTGAGATATGAAGTCCTTGGTATACTAGATTAG